One genomic window of Mustela erminea isolate mMusErm1 chromosome 13, mMusErm1.Pri, whole genome shotgun sequence includes the following:
- the LOC116572486 gene encoding uncharacterized protein LOC116572486, protein MCHGEHSRLGKTQPWLRQEQQKAKGWEIHFSKQDTPMATKHATSLIIREMFLVSLFTIAKEWKHPDLCCSQERDKPSACTRTAILTPVTPRLSLEDPVLWATSPSQKDRDGRYHVDEALGGESKSHRQPGGGAGAGGLGLHGDGVLVFPEEKSRGVVTTVAQSGVHSLLHQKTVKMVNFLGILPQQENLNKIHKILLHGSGTCHCFPAWAPRVPWVGLQGGSQWPRLPLLLRSMGFYHWLHTTREGLCLCREPRVPGTGSPAAVCAVRRPPGLAAGARPGASGAGWGASGAQGRSERTPLKPPGSHCSRRGRRRPQQGFWHQELPPRGQEAGPEDSLNLPS, encoded by the exons ATGTGTCACGGTGAGCACTCCAGACTCGGAAAGACACAGCCGTGGCTACGGCAGGAACAACAAAAGGCAAAGGGTTGGGAAATACACTTCTCCAAACAGGACACACCAATGGCCACAAAGCACGCAACATCACTAATAATTAGGGAAATGTTCCTTGTgtcattgttcacaatagccaaagagTGGAAGCACCCTGACCTGTGCTGCAgccaggagagggacaagccctCAGCCTGTACAAGGACGGCCATTCTGACACCTGTTACACCGCGGCTGAGCCTGGAGGACCCTGTGCTCTGGGCAACGAGCCCGtcacagaaagacagagatggCAGGTACCACGTGGATGAAGCCCT tggaggagagtCCAAGTCACACAGACAGCCAGGAGGGGGTGCTGGGGCAGGCGGCTTAGGGCTTCACGGGGACGGAGTTTTAGTTTTTCCAGAGGAAAAGAGCAGGGGTGTGGTGACGACAGTGGCACAATCAGGAGTCCACTCCCTCCTGCACCAAAAGACggtgaagatggtaaattttCTGGGCATTTTACCACAAcaagaaaacctgaataaaatcCACAAAATTCTCCTGCATGGCAGCGGTACATGTCACTGCTTTCCAGCCTGGGCCCCTAGAGTCCCCTGGGTGGGCTTACAGGGGGGCAGCCAGTGGCCACGACTCCCTTTGCTCTTACGCAGTATGGGTTTTTATCACTGGTTGCACACGACCCGGGAAGGGCTCTGTCTGTGCCGTGAGCCACGTGTGCCGGGAACGGGGAGCCCTGCGGCTGTCTGTGCTGTGAGGCGTCCCCCAGGCCTGGCTGCAGGAGCACGTCCAGGAGCgtctggggcggggtggggggcctcTGGGGCGCAGGGACGCTCTGAACGGACCCCACTCAAGCCTCCGGGTTCCCACTGCTCCCGCAGAGGACGGCGTCGACCCCAGCAGGGCTTCTGGCACCAGGAGCTTCCGCCGCGGGGGCAGGAGGCTGGCCCCGAGGACTCCCTGAACTTACCCAGTTGA